TATTATTGACGTCTCCTACAAAATTGAGGTAAAATGGGTCTGAGAACGTTGTAGTCTCGTGTTGAGTAAGTCATAGCTTTATTCGTTCCAGTTCTGACGTTCCAATTAGGAACGAACAATTAACCCTTCGCATTTAACATCTTTCTCTTTATAACTCTTGTGTAAAAAAACAAGCGTGTCATGGTGAATCGAGTTTGTTTCACGATAGGCCTACGGAACACCTTTACACCTAGACGTACAGTAGACCCTATGGTAATTCTTAATGGCAGACTAATGAGGATTAAAGACTCCCGTTATTAGCTTATTTCTTAATTATACGTTAACAATAGTAAAACGCCTTAATTATAATAACACTTGagtttttaaagtgaaattaCGTGAGGAAAAATGTCCATCAACATAGTCCTACATGTGATAGTAAACGTATTCGTATAGGCCTACGTACCGTACGTACCCAAGGAACGTCCTCAGATCCTATCAAGCCTAATTAACTAAATGTTTGTTCACGACTGCAATCTGCTCAGTTATCACGACGTATGTCCCACAAAGGATGTTTGATCGTTGGTTTACTTCTTGGATACACAGGTGTAGGATTGGCACTTGAATGCAAACATGAATTTTAACATTTTAGCAACTTTCAACGATTCATATTTGACAATGAATAAAGGACTTTTTTCTTGCAATTAACCActaggaaaaggaaaagattgAATCATTCGTTACAGCCCAAGTCACATCTTTCTGTGTTTTCTTTGTCTCGATGTCGTCAGCCAAATCATTTGGAATTAATCAGTTAGCGGATACATCGGGGTTAATTAATAGATAGTTTAACtagttttaaaattataataagaGTTTTACAATTAACATTCTATTGTGCATATTgttttaaagagaaattgaTATTCACGTTAAGGATTGCTGGTCGGTCAACATATGCTGCtcctagctactacaccgagtcACCGAAATACAACACGACCAAAGcgcctgaatactacaccacagcatcctactacaccactacATATGCTGCGccgacctactacactgaagctgTCAAGTACTAATCAGCTCCCAGCTAgtacactgaggctcccaaatactacaccactaagGCACCGGAGTACTACACAACGACTTACGCTGcaccaagttactacaccgacGCCCCCAAGCTGCTGGGGCGTCTATGCTGTCCCCAGCTATACTACTAACTACTACTACCGCTgcttactacaccgaagcagAAACAACCAAGTACCACGTAGCTCCgacttactacactgaagccgcTCGGTCTCACTACAGTGAGCccacttactacactgagACCCCTCAGTATTCCTCCGCCCCGTCTTACTACACCGAGTAAGACGGGAGCCGCATAAGTGGTGGTGCAGTATTCGGCCGCCTTTCTAGTGTAGTATTTTGGAGCCTCTGTATAGTAGCTAGGAGTGGCATATGATGTGGTTTAGTATTCAGgtgccttggtggtgtagtagtAGTACTGTGCAAGTAGTAGGTAAGTAGTGATAATGCCATTGCAATGTCAAACTCTAACTGGAATCGTAGGATTGACAATAATtgtcataaataaacaataaggaTCCTACATAAGATTGTCGTTGCTTTTTCAACGGGTAACTGATTGAATGATAGAATGACAAAGGACATTGCTTAATGCTTATACGGGTAAATACAAATCTAAATATTGAAATCTAATTGTAAATTGAACTCGGCGATTAATATTTGCGCTCTCGTTTCGTGTAACTCTTAGCCGATGCATAAACTCATTAGTGTCGACATCGGCCGCAAGGTGATATGGAGGATTCTATTCTTGCATGTCATTAACGGTGttgatgcgtgatgccacacccTTAATCGTGAGTGCTAGataataatttgaaattttaaatatttaatgaagttttttgttttgtaatcaAGTCGAATGATATTCATCATTGTTTTCCcgataatgttcatttaagacattaCGTCATagtttctcagaatttaaatgggagTTAGTTTATGTCGGAAATTGCCCGATTGTGTTATCAACGTGGTTTGGTGCCTCaattcacggtatataagagttgaGTGCATTGCCatgtgtagcggcacttgaaatgactgggtatggcaccctcccaatgttgggattgctagtaaccaagagtctgtaagcaaatacaactcgaaacGTCGAGCGTTGGTATGGGATTGGCCACCATTCCAATGCAaggctgaatagagaggtaagagctatcagctgatgtcatgATAGATCGGATCAATAGCTGTACTATACGATTCGGTCCATCGTGACAGGTCTGGAGGATACTAGCATGTCATTCAAGAGCTTAGcgcaaccatttttttcttttttcttttttttcacaattaagGGAAATTGCGCAAACAATGAACTCTAGCTGCTAGTACCCAATTTTGAGCATTGACTTTCTacttgacattttcaatggaaaactaGGAAAACCCACGATAGCGATGGAAATACAGCATGAGAGGATCTTCGCTACACCACACAGTGCAATAGAGGCGGGGTAAGAAACTGGAAATTCGAAAATGTTCAACTTCAAGATGCCTTTGGGCAAAAGCAATGAATCAGGGTGGCGGTAGGTATTCTAAAAATGAACGCGTGAAGTGGAAGTAAACCAGTTACGTTGGTGCCTTCAAACTGACTCCATCGTCGGCAACATATTGCATCGGCAACATATTGCATATTCGGCTGTCAATCATGCGTAAGACAAAGTCGTTCattcatttttgcattttccagCAGCCCTACTAACTACAATGTTTCCCCCACTAGTTCATTGTATGGATCGATTACTGaactgtttaatttttgaatttgtagGGGACTACGATGTCATGCTGCTGTTTGCTTTTGCCATTTTGATGGCTACATCGGCGGGTACCGATGGGTTTGTCCTCATCTGGACACTAGACTACACAACCCTTACGCCCTACTACACTACCTCGTATGCTGCTCCCTCTTACAGCACCAAGGCTCTCGAATATTATACCACACATGCAGCTCCCAACTACTTACTACACGACCAGAACGCCCAAATACTACACGACCATATACTCCGCTCCAACATACTACACTCAAGCCATTAAATACTATGCTGCTCAAAGGTATTATAGCCAGGATCCAATTTACTACTCTATGCAACGTACGCCAGTCCCATCTACTACACCTAGGCTCCCTAACATTAGACCACAAAGACTCCGGAGTACTACCCACCCAAAGCCGAAGCTACACCCTATTATGCTGAATCAACCTGCTATACTGACGCTCCGAATTATTATTCTGCTTCTAGCTAGTACCCTCGTCCAGCCCCAAAATACTATTAGAGGATACTATTAGGAGATTTATTCGaaaatcttcagcttcccaggcagacaccTATTCACAAAGCCACGGGAGATAGatgatataaaaaatttatgaataaaaaaatggctgatcTAAGGGTAGCCACATATATCTATAAGATCAATACAAATCGTGCGTTTTATTTTACTCAAATCAGGAAAGTAAACGGAAATTAGCTCAATTCTAAAATCATCAGATGGTGGTGACAAGCAAAAATTCTGAAGAACAAGTATATCAGCATATTGCGTTTGTTTCTACGTGTCGAATACAATCACTACATTGCAAGGACCATGACCTGAAATGCAAACCAAAAAAGTTAGTCACCCACAAGGCGGTGATCGCCGCTTTCAAAAGTAAATCGAAAGACAAAATTAAAGGGGAAGCGACACACCCAATTTTTTGTCGGCTATGTAAAGCCGTCGGAAGGCGATTGAAGACATCAGTTGTTCAACTCTCCAACAGTTCTCAACATGAAACTAGTAAAcatcatttcttttgatttgtgtTAGTTTACAATTGCATCGCTTATTGAAAAgtatcgttttttttccccacagTTTGTCATCGCCACTTTCTTTGCTGTTACTGCCGCTGCACCTTCTAGCTACAAGCTGGAATACAAAGCCCCCAGCTACCCTGCTCCAAGCTACCCTGAACCCAAGTATCCTACTCCTAGCTACCTCACACCAGCCTACCCAGCATCAGCCTACCCTACTCCCagctacaacaaggataacaaatacgccGACATTACCATCACCAGTCAATCAGACGTGCGCAACCTTGATGGAAGTAGCCAGTGGAGGTAAATCGATTTCTTGCTTAATATTCATTAATTGAAAGATTTaagaacatgaaaaaaatgcaattattTCAACTGACAGCTATGCTCAGTCTGACTACACAACCCGTGAGGAGTCTCAGgttcagaagaagatgcaaggagtcacctacgactcttacggtaaagaatcgtacggtgaagtcctaggcaacaccaacaaaggatcctcttactgggtctctcctgaaggccagaaattcactttgacctggaCCGCTGATGAAGCCGGTTTCCAGCCTAAAGGTGATCACTTGCCCGTCACTCCCGTCCACGTCTACGAACTCCCAGTCGCCCCTGTGCACATCCCTTTCAACGGCAAAGGCTataagatttattaaattttttcaatccTGGCTAAACATATTATTTAAATCCATGTACCTAATGAACTGACACTCTTGTGTTATCGGTACGAAATACATGTTAATATGAAGCACAGACTATCCCAAAAGTAAAAAGATGTGAGAAAAGAGTGGGTTTGTACGTCGTATCGGTATTAGATTTAATCCGCGTTTCATAATCGATGTGGGCACCTATAGTTTCTCCATTtacagttttttgtttgttcccaATGTAACCAGCCAACGTAGTCACAATCCAACGTTATTCAAACTGTCCTGATCCTTACGTCACTCTTTCATCCATCGTCGACCAGCAATTAGTATCAGATACCGGTATTAAGTTACATCACTCATACAGCATTTCGCAGTAACGGTGCTAGCGATCCAACACACCGCTACCACTCGTTGTGCAATGTAGGACCACACTCAAGACACAATAAAAGGAGTGCCTTGTAACACAACTTTATTGAAAGCAAACTTTGACAGTACAGAAATTGGTATGCATTCTGATAACAGGAAACTTTTCCTAGTTAAGGTGAAAAGACCGAATGGTATAGTGATAGTTGCCTTTCTGGCTTTAACTGATACTTTTTTTACTGTGTAAGCTACAGGTtacctttgttttgtttgatgcCCATTCAGTATGTTGTTTGCTCATTTTTGCCTTTGAAGTTATTTTAGGAACttataaaaattattttattatacTCGAAATATTTGGATATTTCGAGGGCCACAGGTACGTGCCATCTTGAACTGTAATTTTTTCTCAGGCTGCAAGGTTCTTTGGTAGAGTGAGTGATTAGTCGATGTTTGTTAAAGCAAGCAGTAAgcaataaaatataatttaatttaaaacaaaaaacaagaaaaaatgaatttgtttgtttttgtttttgttcttcattttaaataaaaataagcatTCAAGGAAACTAATATTATcacctctctttctcttcttgtgCCCAAGTAGAAAACATGCATGATGAGCACTGCGGAAGTAACATAACACATTTTACAAAATCAACTTAAGTTGGGCGCCCATAGCCTAGTGGTTATGGCGTCTGTTGATCATCAATGACCCTAGATGAGGCTTAGAGAGATTGAAGCAATGTTCATGGAAACATGGAACATGGAACCTGAACTTGGGGCGCGAGTCTACGGTCGATGAtcaacttttgccaaattaacgaaatttaagaaataaataacacaAAGGCAGTGCATAGAATTAAGCAACGTAACATAACAATCTAACAATGTCAATAATTTCAACTAATAACACGCACTGGTAGATGATAATACATGACATCTGTCTAGGTGATCTCCTATGGCGACGGTTCAAATCTTGACACATGCCCCAAAATATTTTCAGCTTTAAGTTTCGTTTTAAGTTAATTTTTAGATTCTTTGCGTGTTTGGGATTGTGAGGATATGctttttagaattttcttggtatgcaaaCTGAATTAACTTGAGAGAAACATGTTGCACTGTACTACTAGAGAACTACACTACCTCATTATAACAGTATACCTGTACGCTCTCTACCTGACCTCAGGTTAAACCATCAAATCTATGACTGCCGAGTGCTCAGTGCTGACGTGTActtctttattttaacatttttaccttAAGCTCCACCGAATTCCTTATGGAACTGcttgattttgaaaacttgCTACTACGTTATGTAATTGTACTAGCGTTTTCGGGGATTTGAGATTACTGATTTACtgaattttagaatttttaaaatgt
This sequence is a window from Daphnia magna isolate NIES linkage group LG7, ASM2063170v1.1, whole genome shotgun sequence. Protein-coding genes within it:
- the LOC123474091 gene encoding larval cuticle protein LCP-22-like, whose amino-acid sequence is MKLFVIATFFAVTAAAPSSYKLEYKAPSYPAPSYPEPKYPTPSYLTPAYPASAYPTPSYNKDNKYADITITSQSDVRNLDGSSQWSYAQSDYTTREESQVQKKMQGVTYDSYGKESYGEVLGNTNKGSSYWVSPEGQKFTLTWTADEAGFQPKGDHLPVTPVHVYELPVAPVHIPFNGKGYKIY